In the Populus nigra chromosome 2, ddPopNigr1.1, whole genome shotgun sequence genome, GGCAGTCTGTCTTAACAATGCAAACATTGCACTCAGGGTACGTTAATCTTGCTCTTGATAAGTCAGTAATTTGCAAACGTCCATAAGAAGCTTGTAGGAGAGCTACTTTTAAGGTTCTGTGACTTTGATGCTAATTTCATGGTTGAAGTCCTTTCTTTCCTCCAGATTGGCTGGCTTAATGCAATTAGAGAATGGCAAGAAGAGTTTGTTGGCAATATGAGCTCTAGGGAATTTGTAGAGACCATTACCAGAGATCTACTTGGTAGCTGTGTCTTTGTATTTACACCAAGGGGAGAGGTAAGATTGCGTATTAATTTGCACTTATGAAATCTTTTTGGTAAGAAATGGTGAATTTACATATTAGATGTGCAGTGCTGGATTTTGATATTTGATGATACGGTACAGATAAAGAATCTGCCAAAAGGAGCAACTGCAATCGACTATGCTTATATGATACACACTGAAATTGGCAATAAGATGGTGGCTGCAAAGGTATTGTTTTTTGGTCAATatcatattcttttattattggaGGGTTactaaaaatacaaaagcaaaaacaacaaaattctaTGTCTGAATTCTGCATTTCCCCTTTTGCAGGTCAATGGTAATCTTGTCTCTCCAATGCATGTACTTGCTAATGCAGAAGTCGTGGAGATAATTACTTATAATGTTAGTATTTATTGATCTTATAATGTTTGTAATGTTTTCCAAAACTTTATGCTGTAGATCATACATATCCGATCCTTTGCATAATaggaaataaaagataatatgcTCTTCCAAGTTCCAACTACTGGAGTTTGAGTAAATATCGAAGCTTAATGTGATTTTTGGAGCAAATGATCTCTTTTTGTAAGGTGATGGTGTATTATAAAGCTATAGTGATTGGCATTATGATACATTATACGATGTGTAATTATTCATCTGCTTTTTGAGACTTTGCAGGCTTGCATATACATCTGAAACTTAAAAATGCACACCATTATCCCCTTGTTCTGCTGCTCACCTCATAACTTCATTGTTTGTTCAGGCACTCTCTAGCAAATCAGCTTTTCAGAGGCATAAGCAATGGTTGCAGCATGCAAAAACACGAAGTGCAAGGCACAAAATTATGAAAGTAGGTTTAGTCctatgaattgaaaataaagttttttgtttttgtatttcctGCTGCTCTAATAATAAAATGCTCTTCATCTGTTCAGTTCTTAAGGGAGCAAGCTGCACTATCTGCTGCTGAAATAACAGCAGATTCGGTAAATGACTTTATTGCTGATTCTGAAGGGGAGAATGAGGTAGAAGATATGTCAGATAATAACAAACGGAGCAGACCTCTGTGGGAGAAAATACTTATGAATGTTGTGGAAAAGTCATCCCAAGGGAAAtgttcaaatgattttttgccCGTGAACTATGGAACTGTGTGGACCCCCAAGGTCAATGGGAAACATAATAAGCATGTGCAGACCAAGGGGGATTTATTATCTCAGGGAAATGGTGTTGCCAAGATGATACAAGCTAGCATTCCAAGGTACAAGGAAGTCTTGCCTGGTTTAGAAAGTTGGCAAGCCAGCAAGGTTGCCTCTTGGCACAGTCTTGAAGGGCACTCCATCCAATGGTTTTGTGTTGTATGCATTGATCGAAGAGGTAATTCTTCTTTCATTCAGTGATGGTTTGTTTTCCGCCTCATGGTTGCATATTTAATGAATTCTCAAGGTTGTGACTGGCCCAATCATGGtatgataaattgttttttctccAAGCTTGAAACTCGTGGTGAAAATCTGATCATTCTGTAGCTGCTGGAATAAAatctcacaattttgtgggGTGATGGCTTTCATTTTCCTGTCTAATTCCTGTCTAATATCAATATTTCTGATTGTTTCTTGTTGACCATGTAAATATTGGAATACAATTTCAGGCATGATGGCTGAGATTGCAACAGCTTTGGCAGCTGTAGATATCAATATATGTTCTTGTGTGGTAAGTAAGAACATCATACAGTGAAGTAGTGAACATGCTCTATTAATGATCTGTTCAACTGATAGACTAACGTAACATCTTTGATTTCAACCATCAGTCGGAGACTGATAGAGGAAGGGGAATGGCTGTGATGCTGTTTCATATTGAAGGCAACCTTGATAGTTTGGTAGGGCATTGAGAATCCATCTCCTTCATGTCATGACATGTGTCATTTCTCTGCCTCTCTCTATTTTTCCCACGGCTGTGGAAATTAGTTGGTCATGACATGTCTTCTCCTACCTCTTTCAGGTTAAGGGTTGCTCAAGTGTGGATCTAATTCAGGGTGTTTTAGGATGGTCTACGGGATGCAGCTGGCCAAGCTCAACAGAAAACCATCTTCTTGAATGCTAATTGATTGGTGGCCCCAGCTGTTGCAAGCTTGGGTAAGAAATTTTGCCCCCAGAAAACTGAGGTTCTGGTGCTCTTACATTTTTTGATAATTAGCTTTGTAGTTCTCAAGTATTTTGTTGTCATTgggacaaataaaataaaccagcAGCAGCCAATTGAGCCAAGTCTGCCTGTGGAGATTCAGGGCATTGTATATAGTTAAAGAGTGGTAGTTAAAAAGTATACACATGTAAAGATACTTGTGAAGAGGATGGTGAAACATCTAAACAAAAAGGTGTTTTTAAGAGTTCTTGAGGTAAGATGacgccctttttttttcttgatataagCTGCACCTTTTGCCCGTgaattattgtattattttcatGCAAGAAGCCTATGTTTTACTGGTTGAGAAACCCCAGTTTTCCATGGACCAGCATGGCTCCACGTCTAGGAGCCCATAACTTGAGAAGTAGCGTAGCTacaggatttgttttttaaattttttatttattttgtgtctCTCTGCCCTTTATAATTCTAATCCTCGGTAGTTATAGCACTGGCCTCGGAGAGAGCTCACTTGTTCCGAGGCCTGAGGGTGCTATTACATTTTAATATCTTGAATCGGCACCAGCCTTGGTTACCATAAGCATGACAACCaaacaatttttcttaataagaaaatgataagtattatattttaatcatcGTATGTAAAATAATCATCAGTGAACAAGTGCTGCTTCAATGTACAATTTGTGCGAGATTGAGGGGGAAACGAGAATAGATCAGTGAGATTCTTATTGCCCTTCTTAACTTCTCCGAGGACATATGTTTCAGTTATCCACTAAACTAAACCTCGATAGAATTACCATGAACAACTTGATAAAACAGGGCACTACGATGAGTAATAAAAGTAGCAACAAAAGTGTTGGTAGTAACATCGAACAAACCCAAATCTTCCTCCTTGTTGGCTCTGCAGTTTGATTATTAACTTCAAGGACTTCGGTTTTTTACTGGTTTCATGATTATCTGTGTCCCCGTTGAGGCTTTTTGCCGTTGTTGGAATCGCCAAAATCTTCAGTTTTGTTGCTTCTGTCTTCCTCAACAAacttctctttgattttttcgTGAGCGGAAGATTCTTaaagctctatttttttttagagtttaaatttaataaccatCGGAGATcagggaaacttttttttaaaaatcagaaGTTACTGTTTGAGATTGTCTTGTTTACCTTGATGTATTAggattcttttattattttcttaactaGTAAATAAGCAATCTAAGAGCTGTAATAGAGTTTTTATTGAAGATTATagacattttataaaatatcatagatTTTCTCTAATTTATCATCAGTGTTAGGGCTGTAACTTTAAATTTGAGGCTAGATTCTATTCATGCTATGCATCGCGTCAGCTATACATCGTGTCACTTGATTATTATGAACTTTGCAGGTTTACTGAGGTGCTCTTTACTTCCGGTGGCAATGCCTCTATTGAATAACTCTTCATTTTTGGTACTTCCATCTTCCTCCACAATCTTCTCTTTCGATTCCAAACTTTGCGTGTTTATCATGATGTTCTTGAGTTCCAGTGACAATACCTCCACTGACTCTGCTGGCCAAATTACCTCAGCATTGGTCTCAGCGGAAGTGCTTCCTGTTTCTTCTCAACTCTCATCACCTTCGTCCATGACATATTCTTCACTgctatcctcctcctcctcatcttcAACCCAAAGCATTGCTACAGTCGGATCAGCAGTCATCTTTTCAGCGCCAACTGCCTCTTCCCCCACAACATATTCTTCGCTGGAGTATCCctcctcatcttcttcaacCAGATTCACTGATTTAGTTTCTTCTTCCATAATCCTTTCGGTATCTACTTCCTCTTCCAgccttttaatttcaattctttCCAACCATGATGAGTTATCTTCGGAATCATTCTTGATATTGCCCTCCACTTCATTCATCGACTCGCTATCAAGTACTAGCAAGGGAAGTTCTTCCATGCCACAACAAACATCAAATGatgtaataattatttcttGTCTTGTATCATCAGTGAGGAGGAACTCTTGATCATCGCCAGTGAAATTATCATTTTCGTCATTGATCATACAGGCAGAATTCTCCTCCTGAACCAAATTTAACAAGGTATGAGTAATACATAATTATTCCAAGCTAGTTTTGAACTCCCTTTCAGCATCATGACAAGATCGTGACATCATATAGAAATAGACCCTAATGGATCCTTCATCTATGTGAAAGGATATTTAATGCTGGAAAAATTATCAATGATTACCAAAATCAAACTCTCAGTACAGACCAGTTCAATACAATCAACCTGGATTTCTTCTGCAGTCATCCCTATAGATCCATCTGTCAAACTGCAAATTAAGAAACCATTCTCTTAATTCTAAGTATTGCTAACACAAACACACATATAACAGTGTCTTAATGCTGACCATGGATTCTGATGGAAAGTGGAGGACGGATTTTCAAGCGTAAAACACAGGCCTCGACTGCCTTTGGCTTCTTTTTTGCACGGTAAGTCCTCCTTATCGGTGTCTCTTCTCCTCCTTCTCTTGACAGCAAAAGCAGCAGCAATCAAACTAGTAACAACGAATACTCCACCCAACACAACCGATCCTCCAATATCTATGGTTATTTGTGCcttgtttttcctttgtttagaAGGGCATTCAAGCTTCTCCATTGTTATTGTTGGGTTAAGTTCTATTGCTGGTTATGATCGTGTTGGAAGTTTGGCTTGGGTTTTAACGAATCCAAATGATTCCAAACTTGATCTATGAGGAGAGAGATACCCGGgagaaaataactattttacctCTAAAAGTAACCTAAAtctcttttttccctttgtttcttgaatttaaCCTGGTTTCTGAGTTGGTTGGGTGTACTAAAGTTTCAAACCaaactatttaatttacaaACTAAAGGGaccaaaattgtttttaaacaaaatctCAAAAGCAAAAGGCAACGGTGAcacaaaagttatttaaaagaaatgtctcctttttcttcttctttctccttttcagTGCCTTTCAAACAATAAAAGCGGAcacttttttgtaaaataacaccattaacccaataaaaaatattttttaaaaataaaataatcacataagaagtaaattaaaataaaccatCAACCAAAAACTTCCACAATATTaaaggaacaaaataaaaaaaaaaatcatgatcaaaggaaaaaaaataaaaggattagaattgacaccatatttttttaaaaaaacaaaaggatcagAATTCAATGACCTTGTGGTTCATTAATATTTGGTGATACTGATACATCATTAATCtcccaaaaagaaaataaaagaaaaatcttaattgAAGAATGTTTATCACAAAACTCTCCCGATAATGAAACTCATCAATACAAAAGACCATAAACAACATGAAGGAAATCAAGCTGTTACAACAGCTTTAAACATTAAcgtaaaaaatagatgaattgTAGTCATGGAGAGAAGACAATTTAATAACCAGCAGGGGTTGATGTAGGTGCCGTCGAGGTGTAGAAGAAAGTCCTCATGGAGTacagttttattttcttgtcatggaGAATGTGATAAGCTGAAAGGGGAGCACCCGTAATCCCAAAGTTCATATCTGTCGGAACGTTGCAGGTTTTCAATGGAGAGCTTTCAAGGTAAGCCTTGCATTCTGTGAGCTTTAAAGCTGGCAATGTTTTGAAGTAGTAACCCTTTGCATTAGTTGCTTCAGTCGAGCAGGAGAAAGGGACTTTCTTGTAGCCATACTGGTCCACAGCAGTACAGGCTATTCTTATCACAGCTCCTACacacaaaaaatagtttttgtgaggaaaacatAACAAAAGCTTATCATTGATCAGCAACGTCTGTAAGAATAATAATACAAGCGAAACAAACTAGTACATTGAATCCGAGGAAGAATAAAGAGGGTGTAGAAATTACCTTCAATAGGGGTATAGTTAGAGCCTTGTTTGCAGAGGACAAAACCTTCTACGCCGATTGGGCTATGCTCATAGTCCAGTTTGTCATTACCTGGTTTTGGTATGTATAACTTTGGTTCCGGGAGATTTGGTTTTTGGGCATACCCATCATGTGGCGTGATATTCTCTGGCTTCGGTGTAGTTGCCTTTGGTTGTTCATAAACCTTCTCTTTCGGTTCATAACCATGATCGGGTTTGGGTACAGTCATCTTTGGTTTCAGAAGGTTTGGTTTCGGAACATATTCATAATTTGGTTTGGGAACTTCTGGTTTTGGGTTGTAACCATAATTTGGCTTGGCAGTGTCTGGTTTGGGCACGATCAACTTTGGTTTCGGGTCATTACCATAGTTGGGTTTTGGCAATGTCAATTTCGGTTTGGGAACTTCTGGTTTTGGGTTGTAACCATAATTTGGCTTGGCAGTGTCTGGTTTGGGGATGGTTGGCTGGCCAAGGTATGGTTTTGAGTCATACCCGTTGTCTGGTTTTGCTTCTGTGAGCTTTGGTTTGGGGAGGGTTGGCTTCGGATTGGAGTCGTAATATGGTTTGTGGAGGTCTGGTTTGACAACGTCTGGCTGTGGTTTTGGGTCATAACTATACTTGGGTTTGGAAGTGTCTGGCTGTGGTTTTGGGTTGTAAGTATAATTTGGCTTGGTTGTATCTGGCTTTTGGTCATAGCCGTAACCGCCAGCGGAGGCAATCACTGACAATGACAAGAGCAGGAGGAAGGCGGCGGAGGAGGAATGGGTTAGAGCCATTGCAAAGAGGACAGGGATAGAACTTCAGATTGTTGATATGGGACGCTACCATCATCATGCCCTTTTATAGGACTGGTTGCCCGACTGGGTTACTAAtctgagaaataaaatatagaaaggAAAGGGAGACTAATTGTATGCACAGTAGGAGAGGAGGGGTGAGCAACGTGGGGAGCAATATTGCAATCCAGcatgatggcttggacttggaCAGTATTATATTCGGCATTTTTATTCAGGACGTGCCTTAATTTGctactaattttttttgacataaaaaatatatataaaaataaaaatttaaaaatcttgagtttttctgtaaatttataccaaaaaattttagatatagctgcaacgcttgatctaagagtaatatttataatattactaataacattaaacttgcatgacccaagtttaagtgagtctgactgCAACACCAGATTCAAGAATATTAGATGTAGGTCTGactataaggtcgtgtcataaaagtgtgataattaaatagattaattaaaaaaaccaaagaaaaaaaatcaacaagaagaaaaaaattaatgaagaaaaaaaaattaaattaattgggttaaccctttaaaccaggttatcccgtaaaatttagaattcacgttatgaaagtttgataactaaatagaaaaaaaaaatgaagggtttacccatcaaaccgggttaacttatcaaaccaagttaacccgtcaagcccaggatacgtgtcatgaaagtctgataattaaatagaaagaaaattaactttaacaaactaaactaaatgaaaaaaataattaaaaaaaattcagattaacgcgtcaaatcaggttaacccatcaaactcggGATCCatatcatgaaaatctgataactaaataaaaaaattttaacattaacaaactaaataaaaaaaaaattcattaaaaaaaacagttatataatataataa is a window encoding:
- the LOC133682542 gene encoding uncharacterized protein LOC133682542 isoform X1, whose translation is MEKLECPSKQRKNKAQITIDIGGSVVLGGVFVVTSLIAAAFAVKRRRRRDTDKEDLPCKKEAKGSRGLCFTLENPSSTFHQNPCLTDGSIGMTAEEIQVDCIELVCTESLILEENSACMINDENDNFTGDDQEFLLTDDTRQEIIITSFDVCCGMEELPLLVLDSESMNEVEGNIKNDSEDNSSWLERIEIKRLEEEVDTERIMEEETKSVNLVEEDEEGYSSEEYVVGEEAVGAEKMTADPTVAMLWVEDEEEEDSSEEYVMDEGDES
- the LOC133682542 gene encoding uncharacterized protein LOC133682542 isoform X2, which gives rise to MEKLECPSKQRKNKAQITIDIGGSVVLGGVFVVTSLIAAAFAVKRRRRRDTDKEDLPCKKEAKGSRGLCFTLENPSSTFHQNPCLTDGSIGMTAEEIQVDCIELEENSACMINDENDNFTGDDQEFLLTDDTRQEIIITSFDVCCGMEELPLLVLDSESMNEVEGNIKNDSEDNSSWLERIEIKRLEEEVDTERIMEEETKSVNLVEEDEEGYSSEEYVVGEEAVGAEKMTADPTVAMLWVEDEEEEDSSEEYVMDEGDES
- the LOC133682051 gene encoding extensin-like, which encodes MALTHSSSAAFLLLLSLSVIASAGGYGYDQKPDTTKPNYTYNPKPQPDTSKPKYSYDPKPQPDVVKPDLHKPYYDSNPKPTLPKPKLTEAKPDNGYDSKPYLGQPTIPKPDTAKPNYGYNPKPEVPKPKLTLPKPNYGNDPKPKLIVPKPDTAKPNYGYNPKPEVPKPNYEYVPKPNLLKPKMTVPKPDHGYEPKEKVYEQPKATTPKPENITPHDGYAQKPNLPEPKLYIPKPGNDKLDYEHSPIGVEGFVLCKQGSNYTPIEGAVIRIACTAVDQYGYKKVPFSCSTEATNAKGYYFKTLPALKLTECKAYLESSPLKTCNVPTDMNFGITGAPLSAYHILHDKKIKLYSMRTFFYTSTAPTSTPAGY